Proteins from a genomic interval of Stenotrophomonas sp. WZN-1:
- a CDS encoding autotransporter outer membrane beta-barrel domain-containing protein: MRTTLSCARRVLSLSVAVALSAPLAAAAAPPIVADGTAITIGSDTIDGEAGAYQGHAMQALNGGSINASGMTLITTGAEAHAAYASGAGSVINLDNSTISTSGYVGAGLVAAEGGQINAEGVQFTSSGNNGRGIAASNTGSTVNFNGGSITTNAAQFADGVRASNGGTVNIGRDSGGNGTTITVAGGAWGGIVGGGDTGSGTLNIDGATVRGLSGLLAQGSNAALNVTDSTIESRNVAIYADAGSQAHLQGVTIRSGQNGRDDGAGIKVHNAAHVDVVDSSISTGGNLSHGIQAQTGGTAFASNTDITTTGDHSSGVVVLSAPSRVDLVGGNIATSGVGGFGLESSAGTITAANLNISTAGVGAIGAYAHGVDARIEMNNSSIQINGGAAHGAAATGGATLVITDSTIASDMHNGVTGRDADTQVAISGSDVSTLGVDSNSLLLTGTAHADVQNSHLSTQGDRSRGVWAAGGSTAFISNSLIETAGDRTLDSTGNLFGAAAVVASSGGQVQIQSSDLSTTGYWADGLDAEGDGSSLTMTGGSIHTTGENSKGAAAYSGNNRISLDGVRVRTEGKGAQGAAAVGIGSALTIAGSQVTTLGDAAHGLEVRSGAQLTVSDTSVSTQGMGSNAARASDGASIALSGSALHADAASALLLDGSTLTATDGTTIEGNGTLAEFGSDAASSLVFDRNVVALGDVRFAEGSSDVDGNGALDRTSSLLLDNNSYWKGATDAIGDLSLANGSRWDVTSDSRVGMLNLVGSSVVFDHTDGQYKTLTVDGDFHADNGLLAMNTALGDDASPTDLLHVKGDTSGNAQIAVNNIGGSGAQTEDGIKLVQVDGVSAGEYALAGRAVGGAYEYFLYEGGHSNPNDGDWYLRSELSSVDPEVDPCDGNDCTIDPPVKPVPVFRPEAGAYLANQASAVAMFSMDLHERVGEPNLAQRQRGDGDLGAAWARVITEQPRYSVNDQLVGHGRQNVVQIGSDVTSWGKQDRGVFGVMAASGQATNRVTSSLTGYGAGGRVDGRALGVYTTWIQDAEDDDGLYIDGWLQAAQFKNRVQGDALTPEHYRSRSLSASVEAGYALRLHQNESSALYLEPQVQAIWTDYRMDGDQHQEVNGTVVKAAEAGGLQTRVGARLYGHSTAPIGNRVQPFVGVNWIRNGNDANAVWLGEQRLQGIVPKNVYEAKAGAQLQLSRNLTGWGELNVQQGDYGFRSVGGQLGVKYAW, from the coding sequence ATGCGAACCACTCTTTCCTGCGCGCGACGCGTGCTCTCTCTTTCCGTGGCGGTCGCCCTGAGCGCCCCGCTCGCTGCTGCTGCAGCCCCGCCCATTGTTGCTGATGGCACTGCGATCACGATCGGTAGCGACACCATTGATGGTGAGGCCGGCGCGTACCAAGGCCACGCCATGCAGGCGCTCAACGGCGGCTCCATCAACGCCTCAGGCATGACTCTTATCACCACCGGTGCCGAAGCACACGCTGCCTACGCCAGCGGCGCCGGCAGCGTTATCAATCTGGACAACAGCACCATCAGCACCAGCGGGTACGTTGGAGCGGGTTTGGTCGCCGCTGAGGGCGGGCAGATCAATGCTGAAGGCGTGCAGTTCACCTCCAGCGGCAACAATGGTCGTGGCATCGCGGCCAGCAACACCGGGAGCACCGTCAACTTCAACGGTGGCAGCATCACCACCAACGCAGCGCAGTTCGCTGACGGTGTTCGCGCCAGTAACGGTGGCACCGTCAACATCGGCCGTGATAGCGGCGGAAACGGCACAACCATCACTGTCGCCGGTGGCGCGTGGGGCGGCATCGTCGGCGGTGGTGACACTGGAAGTGGCACACTGAACATCGACGGCGCTACCGTGCGTGGCTTGAGCGGTCTTTTGGCCCAAGGCAGCAATGCTGCCCTCAACGTCACTGACAGCACCATCGAATCTCGTAACGTTGCGATCTACGCGGATGCAGGCAGCCAAGCGCACCTGCAGGGCGTGACCATCCGCTCGGGCCAAAATGGGCGCGATGATGGCGCCGGCATCAAGGTTCACAACGCTGCGCACGTAGATGTCGTTGACTCCTCGATCAGCACTGGAGGCAATCTGTCCCACGGCATCCAAGCCCAGACCGGCGGCACGGCCTTTGCCAGCAATACCGATATCACCACCACTGGCGATCATTCCAGCGGTGTCGTCGTGCTGTCGGCGCCGAGCCGCGTTGATCTGGTCGGTGGCAACATCGCCACCTCCGGCGTGGGTGGCTTCGGCCTGGAATCCAGCGCAGGCACGATCACCGCAGCCAACCTCAACATCTCGACCGCAGGCGTAGGTGCCATTGGCGCATATGCACATGGTGTTGATGCTCGCATCGAAATGAACAACAGCTCAATCCAGATCAATGGTGGTGCGGCGCATGGTGCAGCGGCGACTGGGGGTGCCACCTTGGTCATCACGGACTCCACCATCGCCTCCGATATGCACAACGGGGTGACCGGCCGCGATGCCGATACGCAGGTTGCGATCTCCGGTTCGGATGTTTCCACCTTGGGTGTCGACTCCAATTCCCTGCTGCTGACCGGAACCGCACATGCGGATGTACAGAATTCGCACTTGTCGACCCAAGGCGACCGCAGCCGCGGCGTGTGGGCCGCTGGCGGCAGCACAGCGTTCATCTCCAACTCGCTGATCGAGACCGCAGGAGACCGCACGCTGGATTCTACGGGCAACCTGTTCGGTGCCGCCGCCGTGGTCGCCTCCTCGGGCGGTCAGGTGCAGATCCAGTCATCGGACCTGTCCACCACCGGCTACTGGGCCGATGGTCTTGATGCCGAGGGCGATGGCTCTTCTTTGACTATGACCGGCGGCAGCATCCATACCACTGGTGAAAATTCCAAGGGTGCGGCTGCCTACAGTGGCAACAATCGCATCTCGCTGGATGGCGTGCGCGTGCGCACCGAGGGCAAGGGCGCCCAGGGCGCGGCAGCAGTAGGTATTGGCAGCGCGCTGACCATCGCTGGCTCTCAGGTCACCACGCTAGGCGATGCAGCGCATGGTCTGGAAGTGCGTAGTGGCGCACAGCTGACGGTGTCCGACACCAGTGTATCCACGCAGGGCATGGGTTCCAATGCCGCGCGCGCCAGCGACGGTGCCAGCATCGCGCTGTCTGGCAGTGCATTGCATGCCGATGCTGCATCGGCGCTGTTGCTCGACGGTAGCACCCTCACCGCCACTGATGGCACAACCATCGAAGGTAACGGTACCTTGGCGGAATTCGGCTCGGACGCTGCCAGCTCCCTGGTATTCGATCGCAATGTGGTTGCGCTGGGCGATGTCCGATTTGCCGAAGGTTCGAGCGATGTGGATGGTAATGGCGCGCTGGATCGCACTTCCTCGCTGTTGTTGGACAACAACAGCTACTGGAAGGGCGCCACCGATGCCATTGGCGATTTGTCGCTGGCCAATGGCAGCCGCTGGGACGTAACCAGCGACTCGCGGGTTGGCATGCTCAACCTGGTCGGCTCCAGCGTGGTCTTCGACCATACCGATGGCCAGTACAAGACCCTGACCGTAGACGGCGATTTCCACGCCGACAACGGCCTGCTGGCGATGAACACCGCGCTTGGCGACGACGCCTCGCCGACCGATCTACTGCACGTCAAGGGCGATACCTCGGGCAATGCGCAGATCGCGGTCAACAACATCGGCGGCAGCGGCGCGCAGACCGAGGACGGCATCAAGCTGGTGCAGGTCGATGGCGTGTCGGCAGGCGAGTACGCGCTGGCCGGCCGCGCCGTGGGCGGTGCCTACGAGTACTTCCTGTACGAGGGCGGCCACAGCAACCCGAATGACGGTGACTGGTATCTGCGTTCAGAACTGTCTTCGGTGGATCCGGAGGTGGATCCGTGCGATGGCAACGACTGCACCATCGATCCGCCGGTGAAGCCCGTGCCTGTCTTCCGGCCGGAAGCGGGTGCCTACCTGGCCAACCAAGCTTCGGCCGTGGCTATGTTCAGTATGGATTTGCACGAGCGTGTGGGCGAACCGAACCTGGCCCAGCGCCAGCGTGGCGATGGCGACCTGGGTGCTGCCTGGGCCCGTGTCATTACCGAGCAGCCGCGCTACAGTGTCAACGACCAGCTTGTGGGGCATGGCCGTCAGAACGTGGTGCAGATCGGCAGCGACGTGACCTCCTGGGGTAAGCAGGATCGCGGGGTGTTCGGCGTCATGGCCGCCAGCGGCCAAGCCACTAACCGCGTTACTTCTTCCCTGACCGGCTACGGGGCTGGAGGTCGCGTCGATGGCCGTGCGCTCGGCGTCTACACCACCTGGATCCAGGATGCCGAGGACGATGACGGCCTGTACATCGACGGCTGGCTGCAGGCGGCGCAGTTTAAGAACCGAGTTCAGGGTGACGCATTGACCCCCGAGCACTACCGGTCGCGCAGCCTATCGGCGTCAGTGGAAGCGGGCTACGCTCTGCGTTTGCACCAGAACGAGAGCAGCGCGCTGTATCTGGAGCCGCAGGTGCAGGCCATCTGGACTGACTATCGCATGGACGGTGACCAGCACCAGGAAGTGAACGGCACGGTGGTGAAGGCTGCCGAGGCCGGTGGCCTGCAGACCCGTGTCGGTGCCC
- a CDS encoding response regulator transcription factor: MSMTTYPTATRVVIADDHALLRAGLSVVTNAGQAFQVVGHAEGPSSLEALLGSRSCDLLLLDLHMPQEELPDGLAMLARVRAQHPMLRIIVFTADDDPEQIDLAFACGIDGYVHKTSGSAELLDAMQGVMAGRRYLCKATRLRLAERLPPGASPLDVLTACEADVLRLLREGLTLTGIAQLRKRTVATVSHQKISAMRRLGINGDAELFRLLAKL, translated from the coding sequence ATGAGCATGACTACCTACCCTACAGCTACCCGCGTGGTGATTGCCGATGACCATGCCCTGCTGAGGGCTGGGCTCTCAGTTGTCACCAATGCCGGACAGGCCTTCCAAGTTGTTGGACACGCTGAAGGGCCAAGCAGTTTGGAAGCTCTGCTGGGCAGCCGCAGCTGTGACCTGCTGCTGCTTGATTTGCACATGCCGCAGGAAGAACTGCCGGACGGCCTGGCCATGTTGGCTCGTGTGCGCGCGCAGCATCCCATGCTTCGGATCATCGTGTTTACGGCTGACGACGATCCCGAACAGATTGACTTGGCGTTCGCCTGCGGCATCGACGGCTACGTGCACAAAACTTCGGGCTCTGCCGAGCTGCTTGATGCTATGCAGGGCGTGATGGCGGGCCGCCGCTATCTGTGCAAGGCCACGCGCCTGCGCCTAGCCGAACGTCTCCCACCGGGCGCATCGCCCCTGGACGTACTGACGGCCTGCGAAGCCGACGTGCTGCGGTTGCTACGAGAGGGTTTGACTCTGACGGGGATCGCGCAGCTGCGAAAGCGGACCGTGGCCACGGTTAGCCATCAGAAAATCAGCGCGATGCGCCGGCTTGGCATCAATGGCGATGCCGAGCTCTTCAGGCTGCTAGCAAAGTTGTAG
- a CDS encoding type IV pilin protein — MHPQSRGFSLLELMITCAVIAILASIALPSYRQHVIKTHRVRAQVCMVDQANVLERHYTRALSYLQAPAAACVAQLDSYRLQVQATAGGYLVIADPATGQADGACGQLTLDQAGRTWPTRSECW; from the coding sequence GTGCACCCGCAGAGCCGCGGCTTCAGCCTGCTGGAACTGATGATCACCTGCGCGGTGATCGCCATCCTAGCGTCCATCGCGTTGCCGTCCTACCGGCAGCACGTTATCAAGACCCATCGCGTGCGCGCGCAGGTGTGCATGGTCGATCAGGCCAATGTCCTTGAACGCCACTACACACGCGCACTGAGCTACCTGCAGGCACCAGCGGCAGCCTGCGTGGCCCAGTTGGACAGCTACCGCCTGCAGGTGCAGGCAACTGCTGGTGGCTATTTAGTCATCGCCGATCCAGCGACGGGCCAAGCCGATGGGGCCTGCGGCCAATTGACTCTGGACCAGGCTGGACGCACCTGGCCTACGCGGAGCGAATGCTGGTAG
- a CDS encoding PilC/PilY family type IV pilus protein gives MSHVPYCLPSRAHLLGLCLGTVGALGAPPLRAEIAQAPLTAQIEVPGNLVLVPSVEFPTLISAANLGDYSTSASYEGYFDNAKCYRYVYAASEPQRHFEPVGLRQGSCKGKAWDGRYLNWVATQTIDPFRKALTGGYRVRDTPQETWLEKADFSVQNRAANFATRRIPAGNAADAALVAASTPASWNAIYARVYGLGARMYFAGSRDAAIDAAKVTGASTPYNPNDPAHRLVPDQNGRPGDQSVIYEVSMRVKVCDAAAGLETNCVAYASSAKPEGLLQRYSGRLRYSIFGYLNNGGPNAFDQGGFEPAPEGGVLRARQKFIGPLVPDPIKPPSMNAAAEWNAVTGVQIANPNPADATATGGGVKDSGVINYLNKFGQMKTGRTPKYYDNVSELYYAATRYMRGLGNVAEFSALSSNTTTRYRQADGFPVISRWEDPIAYQCQSNTLLGIGDTNTWKDKNLPGATSKVGEDHPKPATVAADTTYDVVKAMTQIWRMEGYSAAEASRLATAASFYLPEQYNSAYIAALAYLGNTTDLRPDTASNGLPGRQTMRTYWVDVVEKGDYKITQNQYVLAAKYGGFNVPDGFNPFDPSAAKLADASWWNGVDLVNGDRREKRPRTFFAASDATRMVASLENAFQMIAQPRPGAGSALASNGGALDVDGRIFTASYRTGSWTGDLAAYGVDATSGAPNTGTAQWSAAARLDARDWKRRALYTASGGRLLPLRWSNLPPAAQNVLGDGSVLDYLSGDRSNEGRQGLRIRESLLGDIVNSSPVYAGAPNPRLYGNRRFQGSDRYAAFAAAQASRIPTVYVSANDGLLHAFNAANGEEIFAFMPATAIGEPLRAYTREGYTHQYNVDGELTVADAFIGGAWRTVLVGTLGRGGRGVFALDVTNPSSPSLLWEHDDRTIPGLGRVLGKPLVAQVADGDWRVMLGNGVEGSTGGSQLVNIGLAGGQVQSISLDDQGKGASGPRPWDSDRDGFAETAYVGDLGGGVFRVSLHAGRAERLFSARSGSEAQPITAAPLVGRNPDTAETWVFVGTGALLEMADLGDTRVQSWYGLRDKGHPINGRLGLVATRITAESPNGGRVVDKQDAPGEDGWVMDLVSPAAGAQGERMIVPSQFRGRVLLGTTRIPDASNPCNPTGSGYYMALDPFTGGRLDDSFFDMDGNGHVGNPGDLLDENGSPVPSSGYLVEQGPNAPGFLGDWLGGTGEDGGLFGVITNPIGNRVRRVSWREVRLVDDKEE, from the coding sequence ATGTCCCACGTGCCCTACTGTCTTCCCAGCCGCGCCCACCTGCTGGGACTATGCTTGGGCACGGTCGGTGCACTGGGGGCGCCCCCGCTTCGTGCCGAGATCGCACAGGCACCGCTGACGGCGCAGATCGAAGTGCCAGGCAACCTCGTGCTGGTGCCGTCGGTGGAATTCCCGACGCTCATCAGCGCAGCCAACTTGGGGGACTATTCCACGTCGGCCAGCTACGAAGGTTACTTCGACAACGCTAAGTGCTACCGCTATGTGTACGCGGCCAGTGAGCCGCAACGTCACTTCGAGCCGGTCGGCCTGCGGCAGGGCTCCTGCAAGGGCAAGGCCTGGGATGGGCGCTACCTCAACTGGGTCGCAACCCAGACTATCGACCCTTTCCGCAAGGCCCTGACCGGCGGTTATCGCGTGCGTGATACACCGCAGGAAACGTGGTTGGAAAAGGCCGATTTCTCCGTACAGAACCGCGCCGCCAACTTTGCCACGCGGCGTATACCGGCAGGCAACGCAGCCGATGCGGCGCTGGTGGCCGCCTCCACGCCTGCATCCTGGAACGCCATCTATGCGCGTGTCTACGGCCTGGGAGCACGCATGTACTTCGCTGGCAGCCGGGATGCCGCCATCGACGCGGCCAAGGTAACCGGCGCAAGCACGCCCTACAACCCGAACGACCCCGCACACCGGCTCGTGCCGGACCAGAATGGCCGGCCGGGCGACCAGAGTGTGATTTATGAGGTCAGCATGCGGGTAAAAGTCTGCGATGCCGCAGCAGGGCTGGAGACGAACTGCGTCGCTTATGCGTCCAGCGCAAAACCGGAAGGCCTGCTGCAACGCTACAGTGGCCGGCTGCGCTACTCAATCTTCGGCTATCTAAACAACGGTGGTCCCAACGCCTTCGACCAAGGGGGCTTCGAACCGGCGCCGGAAGGCGGCGTGCTGCGTGCGCGACAGAAATTCATCGGCCCTCTGGTGCCGGATCCTATTAAACCGCCCTCGATGAACGCTGCAGCGGAGTGGAACGCAGTTACCGGCGTTCAGATTGCCAATCCTAACCCCGCCGATGCCACAGCAACCGGCGGCGGGGTGAAGGATAGCGGTGTCATCAACTACCTCAATAAGTTCGGTCAAATGAAGACTGGCCGTACTCCCAAGTATTACGACAACGTGAGTGAGTTGTACTACGCCGCCACGCGCTACATGCGCGGGCTGGGCAATGTCGCCGAGTTCAGTGCGCTTTCCAGCAATACCACCACCCGTTACCGGCAGGCCGATGGCTTCCCGGTCATCAGCCGCTGGGAAGACCCCATCGCCTACCAGTGCCAGAGCAACACCCTGCTTGGCATTGGCGATACCAATACCTGGAAAGACAAGAACCTGCCGGGTGCGACCAGCAAGGTTGGCGAGGACCACCCAAAGCCGGCCACGGTGGCCGCGGACACCACCTATGACGTAGTGAAAGCCATGACCCAGATCTGGCGTATGGAAGGCTATTCGGCTGCAGAGGCCAGCAGACTGGCCACCGCCGCATCATTCTACCTGCCGGAGCAATACAACTCGGCCTATATCGCTGCGCTGGCGTATCTGGGTAATACCACCGACCTGCGCCCAGACACCGCGTCCAACGGCCTGCCAGGCAGGCAGACCATGCGCACCTATTGGGTGGATGTGGTTGAAAAGGGCGACTATAAGATCACCCAAAATCAGTACGTGCTGGCAGCAAAGTATGGTGGCTTCAACGTGCCGGACGGATTCAATCCCTTCGATCCGTCCGCAGCTAAGCTGGCCGATGCCAGTTGGTGGAACGGTGTCGATCTTGTCAACGGCGACAGGCGCGAGAAGCGCCCACGTACGTTCTTTGCCGCCTCCGATGCCACGCGGATGGTCGCCAGCTTAGAAAATGCTTTCCAGATGATTGCTCAGCCCAGGCCGGGCGCGGGCTCGGCGCTGGCCAGCAATGGCGGCGCGCTGGATGTCGACGGCCGCATCTTCACTGCATCCTACCGTACCGGTAGCTGGACTGGCGATCTGGCGGCCTATGGTGTCGACGCTACAAGCGGTGCACCAAACACGGGAACTGCGCAATGGAGCGCTGCGGCGCGGCTGGACGCGCGCGACTGGAAGCGGCGCGCTCTGTACACCGCAAGCGGGGGGCGACTGCTGCCACTGCGGTGGTCCAATCTGCCACCTGCCGCGCAGAACGTACTCGGTGATGGCAGTGTGCTTGACTATCTGTCGGGTGATCGCAGCAACGAGGGTCGGCAAGGGCTGCGCATTCGTGAAAGCTTGCTGGGCGATATTGTGAATTCCTCACCCGTGTATGCCGGCGCGCCCAATCCTCGTCTGTACGGCAATCGACGCTTCCAAGGCTCGGACCGCTATGCGGCGTTCGCTGCCGCGCAGGCCAGCCGCATCCCTACCGTGTATGTGAGTGCCAATGATGGGTTGCTGCATGCGTTCAATGCCGCCAACGGTGAGGAGATATTCGCCTTCATGCCGGCCACGGCCATCGGAGAGCCGCTGCGGGCGTACACCCGCGAAGGCTACACGCACCAGTACAACGTGGACGGCGAGTTGACCGTAGCCGACGCTTTTATCGGCGGTGCGTGGCGGACGGTGCTGGTTGGTACCTTGGGTCGAGGCGGTCGGGGTGTGTTCGCGCTGGATGTAACCAACCCGAGCAGCCCCAGTTTGCTCTGGGAACATGACGACCGCACCATCCCCGGCCTTGGTCGTGTGCTGGGCAAGCCGCTCGTGGCTCAGGTGGCCGATGGCGATTGGCGGGTGATGCTAGGCAATGGCGTAGAAGGCAGTACGGGCGGTTCGCAGCTGGTCAACATAGGGCTGGCGGGCGGACAGGTACAGAGCATTTCGCTGGACGATCAAGGCAAGGGAGCATCCGGTCCGCGCCCTTGGGATAGCGACCGCGATGGCTTTGCTGAAACGGCCTACGTGGGAGATCTTGGGGGGGGCGTATTCCGGGTGAGCTTGCACGCCGGTCGCGCGGAGAGGCTGTTTTCCGCACGTAGCGGAAGCGAAGCGCAGCCCATCACCGCCGCGCCGCTAGTGGGACGCAACCCGGATACCGCCGAAACATGGGTGTTCGTCGGCACCGGCGCGCTTCTGGAAATGGCCGATCTGGGCGATACCCGTGTGCAATCTTGGTACGGCCTGCGCGACAAGGGGCATCCTATCAATGGGCGCTTAGGCTTGGTTGCCACCCGTATTACCGCAGAAAGTCCCAATGGTGGCCGCGTGGTCGACAAACAGGATGCGCCGGGTGAAGACGGTTGGGTGATGGACTTGGTATCACCAGCGGCCGGCGCGCAGGGCGAGCGCATGATCGTGCCCAGCCAGTTCCGAGGTCGAGTGCTCCTGGGAACTACCCGCATTCCCGATGCGAGCAATCCGTGCAACCCAACGGGTTCGGGCTACTACATGGCCTTGGACCCCTTTACTGGCGGACGCCTGGACGACAGCTTCTTCGATATGGACGGAAACGGCCACGTCGGCAACCCCGGCGATCTGCTGGATGAGAACGGCAGCCCGGTGCCCTCGTCGGGCTATCTAGTTGAGCAAGGGCCAAACGCGCCCGGCTTCCTTGGCGATTGGCTGGGCGGTACGGGGGAGGATGGCGGGCTGTTCGGTGTGATCACCAACCCGATCGGCAATCGCGTGCGCCGGGTCAGCTGGCGCGAGGTCCGCTTGGTCGACGACAAGGAGGAATGA
- a CDS encoding PilX N-terminal domain-containing pilus assembly protein gives MTLSSASNQRGIALFTVLIVLLLVSLLVLVGLRSSLLQERMTAGTRDRAMAFQNAEAALDQAQAAIGASRFGEGEGGLDCSSRFDIASALCWSHPSLAGSAAPGRGWREAHDLQPQALSAGAPGFAMQYMGRRESQIELGLGDEPNYGESPGRVEADYYRVLARGSDHQAAPDRSQVLLQATIVRE, from the coding sequence ATGACCCTCTCTTCTGCTTCCAACCAGCGCGGTATTGCGCTGTTCACCGTCCTCATCGTGCTACTGCTGGTATCGCTGCTGGTGCTGGTTGGCTTGCGTTCCAGCCTACTGCAGGAACGCATGACCGCAGGCACCCGCGATCGGGCCATGGCGTTCCAGAACGCCGAAGCGGCCTTGGACCAAGCGCAGGCGGCCATTGGCGCCAGCCGTTTCGGTGAGGGTGAGGGTGGGCTCGATTGCTCGAGCCGGTTTGATATCGCCAGTGCTCTGTGCTGGTCACACCCCTCGCTGGCCGGCTCGGCCGCGCCAGGGCGTGGCTGGCGCGAAGCGCACGACCTGCAGCCGCAGGCGCTGAGCGCCGGCGCACCAGGCTTCGCAATGCAGTACATGGGTCGGCGCGAATCACAGATCGAACTCGGCTTGGGCGATGAACCCAACTACGGCGAATCGCCCGGGCGCGTCGAAGCCGACTACTACCGCGTGCTTGCACGCGGATCAGACCACCAGGCCGCACCGGACCGTTCGCAGGTTCTGCTGCAGGCGACCATCGTCCGTGAATGA